One segment of Desulfosudis oleivorans Hxd3 DNA contains the following:
- a CDS encoding peptidase U32 family protein — MIDTKNHKPQILAPAGGKASFLAALAAGADVIYCGLKSFSARMAAENFAPGELRALTELAHKKGVKVFVALNTLVRPGEIPQVRQLVHILGREVGADALIVQDLSVVELAKQAGFKGELHLSTLGAVTFSKALGLISSALGVSRVVLPREFHIDEIKQMAQSCPPGMSLEVFVHGALCYGVSGRCYWSSYMGGKSGLRGRCVQPCRRTYTQGRSEGRWFSCLDFSVDVLTKTLLPLPQITAWKIEGRKKGPHYVYYTTTAYKMLRDHGNDPKIKKDAMGYLEQALGRKTTHYNFLPQRPYPPSGQEEQTGSGLLAGRVKSDGGRPALSPRMGLIKGDLLRIGYEDKPGHSLLRVPAAVPARGRLVLKVRGAVPAAGTPVFLIDRMEDALETMIGDLAAELTDAPCRETTSAAPDRAARQRRPASRSPEEMTVYRSLPRGRQAHSVGFWLSLEGARGAARLNAQQWLWLPPVVWQEDADRWQALVNRMVKQGARRFVLNAPWQISLFERTRNLDLWAGPFCNQANGVSIQVLAGMGFSGVIVSPELGKEDYAVIPGQSPVPLGVVVSGSLPLCVARTLPGPVREKKLFSSPRKENAWAEKHSGLVWLYPDWMVDLRPRQKILEQYGYALFIHLHHSPPPGVKIRQRPGMWNWDVGLP; from the coding sequence ATGATCGACACAAAAAACCATAAACCCCAGATTCTTGCCCCGGCCGGGGGAAAGGCATCGTTTCTGGCGGCCCTGGCTGCCGGCGCCGACGTGATCTATTGCGGCCTGAAAAGTTTTTCCGCCCGCATGGCGGCAGAAAACTTTGCGCCCGGTGAACTTCGCGCGCTGACGGAGCTGGCCCATAAAAAAGGGGTGAAGGTCTTTGTGGCGCTTAATACCCTGGTCCGTCCGGGGGAGATTCCCCAGGTCCGGCAGCTGGTCCACATCCTTGGCAGAGAGGTGGGCGCCGACGCGCTGATCGTTCAGGATTTGAGTGTTGTGGAACTGGCGAAACAGGCCGGTTTTAAAGGAGAACTGCACCTTTCCACCCTGGGGGCGGTCACCTTTTCAAAGGCGCTGGGCCTGATTTCCAGTGCCCTGGGTGTCAGCCGGGTGGTGCTGCCCAGGGAGTTTCACATCGATGAGATCAAGCAGATGGCCCAGTCCTGTCCCCCGGGCATGAGCCTGGAGGTGTTCGTTCACGGGGCCCTGTGCTACGGGGTGTCGGGCCGGTGCTACTGGAGCAGTTACATGGGCGGCAAAAGCGGGCTGCGGGGTCGGTGCGTGCAGCCCTGCCGCCGGACCTACACCCAGGGCCGGTCCGAGGGCCGCTGGTTTTCCTGTCTTGATTTTTCCGTGGACGTGCTCACCAAGACCCTGCTGCCCCTGCCGCAGATCACCGCCTGGAAGATAGAGGGCCGTAAAAAAGGGCCCCACTATGTTTACTACACCACCACTGCCTATAAAATGCTGCGGGACCACGGCAACGACCCGAAGATTAAAAAGGATGCCATGGGCTATCTTGAACAGGCCCTGGGCAGAAAAACCACCCACTACAACTTTCTGCCCCAGCGGCCCTATCCGCCGTCAGGCCAGGAGGAGCAGACCGGGTCCGGGCTTCTGGCCGGACGGGTGAAGAGCGACGGCGGCAGGCCGGCCCTCTCCCCCCGCATGGGGTTGATCAAGGGGGACCTGCTGCGTATTGGTTACGAGGACAAGCCCGGCCACAGCCTGCTTCGGGTGCCGGCCGCCGTACCGGCCAGGGGCCGGCTGGTGTTAAAGGTCCGTGGCGCTGTGCCCGCGGCCGGAACACCGGTTTTTCTCATTGACCGCATGGAAGACGCCCTGGAAACCATGATCGGGGATCTGGCGGCTGAACTGACTGACGCCCCCTGCCGGGAAACAACCTCGGCCGCACCGGACCGGGCGGCCCGGCAGCGACGGCCGGCATCCAGGTCGCCGGAAGAGATGACGGTTTACCGGTCCCTGCCAAGGGGAAGGCAGGCCCACAGTGTGGGCTTCTGGCTCTCTCTTGAGGGAGCCAGAGGTGCCGCCAGGCTGAATGCCCAACAGTGGCTCTGGCTGCCGCCGGTGGTGTGGCAGGAGGACGCAGACCGGTGGCAGGCGCTGGTGAACCGTATGGTCAAACAGGGTGCCCGGCGGTTCGTGCTGAACGCGCCCTGGCAGATATCCCTGTTTGAACGGACAAGAAATCTGGACCTGTGGGCCGGGCCGTTCTGCAACCAGGCAAACGGGGTCTCGATTCAGGTACTGGCAGGGATGGGTTTTTCCGGTGTTATCGTGAGCCCCGAGCTGGGGAAAGAAGATTACGCGGTCATTCCGGGCCAGAGCCCGGTCCCCTTGGGAGTGGTTGTTTCGGGCAGCCTGCCCCTGTGCGTGGCCCGTACCCTGCCGGGACCGGTTCGGGAGAAAAAACTGTTTTCAAGCCCCAGGAAGGAAAATGCCTGGGCCGAGAAGCACAGCGGCCTTGTGTGGTTGTATCCCGACTGGATGGTGGATCTGCGGCCCCGGCAGAAAATCCTGGAACAGTACGGGTATGCGCTCTTTATTCATCTCCACCACAGCCCGCCGCCGGGCGTGAAAATCAGGCAGCGGCCGGGGATGTGGAACTGGGATGTCGGCCTGCCGTGA
- a CDS encoding prepilin-type N-terminal cleavage/methylation domain-containing protein — MEAALLSPSTHNSPARHPDGFTLIELIVVLALLVIVLSVTFPRVSNIGFSDSRNKTARWIITTTRVLKSKAVMDRHPYVLQVDTSRQTLTALPGATSGNLPAQMAALAGQTPEADVPGPETTGTRRLALSDDLTVEHVIFAGSDTAQTGVVDIVFHAGGYSDWAVIHMRDRGRRISFIIEPFINRVRMVDGYAEL, encoded by the coding sequence TTGGAGGCTGCTCTGTTATCCCCCTCCACACATAACAGTCCGGCGCGACACCCCGATGGCTTCACGCTGATCGAGCTGATTGTCGTGTTGGCCCTTCTGGTCATCGTTCTGTCCGTGACCTTTCCCCGTGTTTCAAATATCGGATTTTCAGACAGCAGGAACAAGACCGCGCGCTGGATTATCACCACCACCCGGGTCCTCAAGTCAAAAGCGGTCATGGACCGCCATCCCTACGTGCTTCAGGTGGACACCTCCCGCCAGACATTGACGGCCTTGCCCGGGGCAACTTCGGGCAATCTGCCGGCGCAAATGGCGGCGCTCGCCGGCCAAACGCCGGAAGCCGACGTCCCCGGCCCGGAGACCACAGGCACCCGGCGCCTGGCGCTTTCGGATGATCTGACCGTTGAGCATGTGATCTTTGCCGGCAGTGATACCGCGCAAACCGGGGTGGTGGATATTGTGTTTCATGCCGGCGGTTACTCGGACTGGGCCGTGATTCATATGCGGGACCGGGGCCGGCGGATCTCTTTTATTATTGAGCCGTTTATCAACCGGGTCAGAATGGTGGACGGGTATGCGGAACTTTGA
- a CDS encoding DEAD/DEAH box helicase — protein sequence MTDSTPPRKKRARPRRKERPPVTPSLRKKTAAKSKKPRRPALKPGSDPRLKKVFAAIGVPEQAPFSPDPFQLEALKAVRTSDCIVTAPTGAGKTWIAEQVIAAMRKEGKKTWYASPLKALSNSIYELFSGMFGPENTGILTGDRKENPNAPIIVGTTEILRNQLYDSMYSGDDLDTDFVILDEAHFLGDEDRGVVWEETMIYLPRRIPILMLSATIGNPDQIAAWLSTIRQRPCRVVKETNRPVQLYPLFLHPSGTLFPLLRESSGTGPRGLYKRMNDFIKARVQLAPAHRLPPVNEILNVLRKYNLLPAIFFMKSRADCDKALDLCDDQNRAVDPERWRWLEERIDRMVAATPYLAGHKQLLLIRDRAVAAHHSGHLPVWKKAVETFMNEGLLDAVFATSTVAAGVNFPARSVVILNSDRFNGKDFLPLSSIEFHQMTGRAGRRGKDNIGFAVMVPGKFMDLKHVAQVADAPASDIYSQIKINFSMVLNLLLSHTPDQVKTLLNQSFALFQRTQRGMAADNVLWDDFIRHLDFLKDTGFADEAGRLTDDGIWASNLRVDHPLMIAEGFRLSLFPEDDPALLAAVVAAFVNERQVVDSPAVEHAAPKSLRRVFNSLKHAMTPFTRHMKKRGFEPTDLFLAPAVTMHQWATDMDWEDVVFRTGSEEGDLANLVFRAADNLRHIATLTDIFPRAAQSAREGVDLIVREPLV from the coding sequence ATGACGGACAGCACACCCCCACGGAAGAAACGCGCAAGGCCGCGGCGAAAAGAGCGCCCCCCTGTCACCCCGAGCCTTCGAAAAAAAACCGCGGCAAAAAGCAAAAAACCCCGGCGCCCCGCCCTCAAGCCGGGCAGCGATCCCCGGCTGAAAAAGGTATTTGCCGCCATCGGCGTGCCTGAACAGGCCCCCTTTTCCCCGGACCCGTTTCAACTGGAGGCCCTGAAAGCGGTGCGGACATCGGACTGCATCGTCACAGCGCCCACCGGCGCTGGAAAAACGTGGATTGCCGAGCAGGTGATTGCCGCCATGCGGAAAGAGGGCAAAAAGACATGGTACGCCTCACCGCTCAAGGCCCTGAGCAACTCCATCTACGAACTCTTTTCCGGCATGTTCGGACCGGAAAATACCGGCATCCTTACCGGGGACCGAAAAGAAAATCCCAATGCCCCCATCATCGTCGGCACCACCGAAATCCTGCGCAACCAGCTTTACGACTCCATGTACAGCGGCGACGACCTGGACACCGACTTTGTCATTCTGGACGAGGCCCATTTCCTGGGAGACGAGGATCGGGGCGTGGTGTGGGAAGAGACCATGATCTACCTGCCCCGGCGCATTCCCATCCTGATGCTGTCCGCCACCATCGGCAACCCGGACCAGATTGCCGCATGGCTTTCCACCATAAGACAAAGGCCCTGCCGGGTGGTAAAAGAGACCAACCGGCCGGTGCAGCTTTACCCTCTCTTTCTGCATCCTTCCGGCACGCTCTTTCCCCTGCTGCGCGAATCCTCCGGGACCGGCCCCCGGGGCCTGTACAAGCGAATGAATGATTTTATCAAGGCCCGGGTCCAGCTGGCGCCGGCCCACCGGCTGCCGCCCGTAAACGAAATTTTAAATGTGCTGCGCAAGTACAACCTGCTGCCCGCCATCTTCTTCATGAAGTCCAGGGCCGACTGCGACAAGGCCCTTGATCTGTGCGACGACCAGAACAGGGCCGTTGATCCGGAGCGGTGGCGCTGGCTGGAGGAGCGCATCGACCGAATGGTGGCCGCCACCCCTTACCTGGCAGGCCACAAACAGCTTTTGCTGATCCGGGACCGGGCCGTGGCGGCCCATCACAGCGGTCACCTGCCCGTATGGAAAAAAGCGGTGGAAACCTTCATGAACGAAGGGCTTCTGGACGCGGTGTTTGCCACCTCCACGGTGGCGGCCGGGGTCAACTTTCCGGCCCGCAGCGTGGTGATTCTCAATTCCGACCGGTTCAACGGCAAGGATTTTCTGCCCCTTTCTTCCATCGAGTTTCACCAGATGACCGGCCGGGCCGGCCGCCGGGGCAAGGACAACATCGGTTTTGCCGTAATGGTGCCGGGCAAGTTCATGGACTTAAAACACGTGGCCCAGGTGGCCGATGCCCCGGCGTCGGATATCTACAGCCAGATCAAGATTAATTTTTCCATGGTGCTCAACCTGCTCCTGAGCCACACCCCGGACCAGGTCAAGACATTGCTGAACCAGTCCTTTGCCCTGTTTCAACGCACCCAGAGGGGCATGGCCGCCGATAACGTTCTCTGGGACGATTTTATCCGTCACCTGGACTTTCTCAAGGATACCGGGTTTGCCGATGAAGCGGGCCGCCTCACCGACGACGGCATATGGGCCTCCAACCTGCGGGTGGACCACCCCCTGATGATTGCCGAAGGATTCCGGCTCTCGTTGTTCCCGGAAGACGACCCGGCCCTGCTGGCAGCGGTGGTGGCCGCCTTTGTCAACGAACGCCAGGTGGTGGACAGCCCGGCCGTGGAGCACGCCGCGCCCAAGTCCCTGCGCCGGGTGTTCAACAGCCTGAAACACGCCATGACGCCCTTTACCCGGCACATGAAAAAAAGAGGATTTGAACCCACTGATCTCTTCCTGGCGCCGGCGGTAACCATGCACCAGTGGGCCACGGACATGGACTGGGAGGATGTGGTGTTCCGGACCGGCAGTGAGGAGGGGGATCTGGCCAACCTTGTTTTCCGGGCCGCGGACAACCTTCGCCACATCGCCACCCTGACCGACATCTTTCCCCGGGCCGCGCAGAGCGCCAGGGAGGGCGTTGATCTGATTGTTCGGGAGCCGCTGGTATAA
- a CDS encoding sodium-dependent transporter: MAEREHWKNRSIFIMAAVGSAIGLGNMWRFPYIAAQNGGGAFLIPYMTALLTAGIPLMIIEYGLGIRTQGSAHIALGKIRKPLRFIGWMAILCALFINIYYCIVLGWTWNFLLASPDIAVWGADLAASKAHFFTDILHISEGPWQFGTIYPNLLWGLVTTWVVIWAIIRSGLSGIGKVLLFTVPLPVILVLILLVRGLTLEGSATGLNHYLTPDWGRLTDYHVWLAAYGQIFFSLSVGFGTMIAYASFMPEDTELPNSAAITSFSNCCFSFLAGLAVFSVLGYFAVATNVPMTEVSQAGPGLAFIVYPAALAKLPVYVTFFGALFLITLLLLGIDSAFSLLETVSAALSDKFGITRSVSTTITAVFSFLAGLPLATGAGIYWLDIMDHFIMSYAITTVAIVECLAVGWILGAKNFAAEVNRTAEIKIGPIFSFIIRFLTPAILGYSVIRTFVDEMQAPYEGYPPSAVFAIGLGTLALIVIIGAVLTLVPTKSDRENGIV, encoded by the coding sequence ATGGCGGAAAGGGAACACTGGAAAAACCGTTCGATCTTTATCATGGCCGCCGTGGGATCGGCCATCGGCCTGGGCAACATGTGGCGGTTTCCCTATATCGCCGCCCAGAACGGAGGGGGCGCGTTTCTCATCCCCTACATGACGGCCCTGCTTACCGCCGGCATCCCCCTGATGATTATTGAATACGGCCTGGGCATTCGAACCCAGGGATCGGCCCACATCGCTCTGGGCAAAATTCGAAAACCCCTGCGGTTTATCGGGTGGATGGCCATTCTGTGTGCCCTGTTTATCAATATTTATTACTGCATCGTGCTGGGATGGACATGGAACTTTCTGCTGGCCAGCCCGGACATCGCCGTCTGGGGCGCGGACCTGGCCGCCAGCAAGGCCCATTTTTTTACCGACATACTTCATATATCGGAAGGCCCCTGGCAGTTTGGAACTATCTACCCCAATCTGCTCTGGGGACTGGTGACCACCTGGGTGGTGATCTGGGCCATCATTCGCAGCGGGCTTTCCGGCATCGGCAAGGTGCTGCTGTTTACGGTTCCCCTGCCCGTGATCCTGGTGCTGATCCTGCTGGTAAGAGGCCTGACCCTGGAGGGCAGCGCCACCGGCCTGAACCACTACCTGACCCCGGACTGGGGCAGGCTGACCGACTACCACGTATGGCTGGCCGCTTACGGCCAGATATTCTTTTCCCTTTCCGTAGGGTTCGGCACCATGATCGCCTATGCCTCGTTCATGCCCGAGGACACGGAACTACCCAACTCCGCGGCCATCACCTCATTTTCCAACTGCTGTTTCAGCTTTCTGGCGGGCCTGGCCGTGTTCAGCGTACTGGGCTATTTTGCCGTGGCCACCAACGTGCCCATGACGGAGGTCTCCCAGGCGGGGCCTGGCCTGGCCTTTATCGTCTATCCCGCGGCCCTGGCCAAACTGCCGGTCTACGTGACCTTTTTCGGCGCCCTGTTTTTAATCACCCTGCTCTTACTGGGCATTGACTCGGCCTTCAGCCTGCTGGAAACGGTCAGCGCGGCCTTGAGCGACAAGTTCGGCATCACCCGGTCCGTATCCACCACCATCACCGCGGTGTTCAGTTTTCTTGCGGGTCTGCCCCTGGCCACCGGCGCCGGTATCTACTGGCTTGACATCATGGACCACTTTATCATGTCCTATGCCATCACCACGGTGGCCATTGTGGAGTGCCTGGCCGTGGGATGGATCCTGGGGGCGAAAAATTTTGCAGCGGAAGTCAACCGGACCGCGGAAATAAAAATCGGGCCGATTTTTTCCTTTATCATCCGGTTTCTCACCCCGGCCATTCTGGGGTATTCGGTTATTCGTACCTTTGTGGATGAGATGCAGGCCCCCTACGAAGGGTATCCCCCTTCCGCTGTTTTCGCCATCGGCCTGGGCACACTTGCCCTTATCGTGATCATTGGCGCTGTCCTGACCCTGGTTCCCACGAAAAGCGACCGGGAAAACGGAATCGTCTGA
- a CDS encoding endonuclease/exonuclease/phosphatase family protein, which yields MNRLFQRRLISIISLLVIVACSGPAPAARTFTLASYNVENLFDAVYDGTEYDDYVPGSTQGWNKKMADIKTANTAEAIGAINADIVCLQEVESKIALKNLLTRLNTPKQRYPFYAIAQTPTPVRCALVSTFPIVHTQDIVPGEGQRAILKAVLSIDKKHLTVFICHWKSKSGPESRRIPYAAALRKAIEKLPPNTDFVITGDFNANYNEHQTFADVARFNDTQGVTGINHVIKTLHNDALVDEKILADSRNELLLYNLWLELPEYRRWSYNFFGKKESPDNMLVPRSLYDKKGIDYVDNSFDRVHADLFFDNNRVYRWQRADRGKGRHLGKGYSDHLPIRATFTTSP from the coding sequence ATGAACCGCCTGTTTCAACGAAGACTCATATCGATAATCTCCCTACTGGTGATAGTGGCCTGCTCCGGCCCGGCGCCGGCGGCCCGGACCTTCACCCTTGCCAGCTACAACGTGGAAAACCTGTTTGACGCGGTTTACGACGGCACCGAGTATGACGATTATGTGCCCGGCTCAACCCAGGGCTGGAACAAAAAGATGGCCGATATCAAGACCGCCAACACGGCAGAGGCCATTGGTGCCATTAACGCCGACATTGTCTGCCTTCAGGAGGTGGAGTCGAAAATAGCATTAAAAAATCTTCTGACCCGGCTCAACACCCCGAAACAACGCTACCCCTTTTACGCCATCGCTCAGACTCCCACGCCGGTCCGGTGCGCCCTTGTTTCGACCTTTCCCATTGTGCATACGCAAGACATCGTTCCCGGGGAAGGACAAAGGGCCATTTTAAAGGCCGTGCTCTCCATCGATAAAAAGCATCTGACCGTGTTTATCTGCCACTGGAAATCCAAAAGCGGGCCGGAAAGTCGGCGCATTCCCTATGCGGCAGCGCTTCGCAAGGCCATTGAAAAACTGCCGCCCAATACCGATTTCGTAATCACCGGCGACTTTAACGCCAACTACAACGAGCACCAGACCTTTGCGGATGTGGCCCGTTTCAACGACACCCAGGGCGTCACCGGCATCAACCATGTGATCAAGACCCTTCACAACGACGCACTGGTCGATGAAAAGATACTGGCAGACAGCCGTAATGAGCTGCTGCTCTACAACCTCTGGCTGGAACTGCCCGAGTATCGGCGCTGGTCCTACAACTTCTTCGGGAAAAAAGAGAGCCCGGACAACATGCTCGTTCCCCGGTCCCTTTACGATAAAAAAGGCATCGACTACGTGGACAACTCCTTTGACCGTGTACATGCCGACCTTTTTTTTGACAACAACCGCGTCTACCGCTGGCAGCGGGCCGACAGGGGCAAAGGCCGTCACCTGGGCAAAGGATACTCCGACCACCTGCCCATTCGGGCGACATTTACAACGTCCCCCTGA
- a CDS encoding ATP-binding protein has translation MKIAVSGKGGVGKTTLAALLIRAFNDQGKKVLAIDADPDANLAAAVGIPGADAIVPIAEMKELIAQRTESVPGSMGGFFKLNPKVDDLPEALSARMGNIKLMRLGGVKGGGGGCICPESTLLKALMTHITLLRDEVVVMDMEAGLEHLGRATAQGVNRLIVVVEPGRRSIETARQVKLLAGQIHLNNVSVLGNKIRTDTDKAFLQEQLPDFDFLGFIEYNQGLVDSDVQGLSPYDAVPALREKALSLIEGLT, from the coding sequence ATGAAAATCGCCGTCAGCGGCAAAGGCGGAGTGGGAAAAACAACCCTTGCTGCCCTTCTGATAAGGGCCTTTAACGATCAGGGGAAAAAGGTGCTGGCCATTGACGCCGACCCGGACGCCAACCTGGCCGCCGCCGTGGGCATTCCAGGCGCGGACGCCATTGTGCCCATTGCCGAAATGAAAGAGCTCATTGCCCAGCGCACCGAATCGGTGCCCGGCTCCATGGGCGGATTTTTCAAGCTCAACCCCAAAGTGGATGACCTGCCCGAGGCTCTGTCGGCCAGAATGGGCAACATCAAGCTGATGCGGCTGGGCGGGGTCAAGGGTGGGGGGGGCGGGTGTATCTGCCCGGAAAGCACCCTGCTCAAGGCCCTGATGACCCACATCACCCTGCTGCGGGATGAGGTGGTGGTGATGGACATGGAGGCCGGCCTGGAACACCTGGGCCGGGCCACAGCCCAGGGCGTAAACAGGCTGATCGTGGTGGTGGAGCCGGGCCGGCGCAGTATTGAGACGGCCCGGCAGGTCAAGCTTCTGGCGGGCCAGATTCATTTAAACAACGTATCGGTACTGGGCAACAAGATCCGCACCGACACGGACAAGGCCTTTTTGCAGGAGCAGCTTCCCGATTTCGACTTTCTGGGATTTATCGAATATAACCAGGGTCTTGTAGATTCAGATGTCCAGGGGCTTTCTCCCTACGATGCGGTACCGGCCCTTCGTGAAAAGGCCCTTTCCCTGATTGAGGGGCTAACGTAA
- a CDS encoding prepilin-type N-terminal cleavage/methylation domain-containing protein, whose product MATQGAGGFTLFELLVAIAVFALLTTAMYGGLNSLLGNAESLSRSAVAYDSARSCLDRMARDLRSVYVAVPPAYETPGFDTDPDPYRFVANGIGQDVRMRFVAFSHVPLDRGLTAEAGRIVYYLYTPEGRDTRVLMRNDRVLQYDADTEEGQDPIVCENIASLDLLFYDGNGREYDRWDSDSSEFDYATPRAVGIQLVLDADGRRYPFETIVDLPVYREPVE is encoded by the coding sequence GTGGCAACCCAGGGGGCCGGGGGGTTTACCCTTTTTGAACTCCTGGTGGCCATTGCCGTGTTTGCCCTGCTGACCACGGCCATGTACGGGGGGCTCAACAGCCTGCTGGGCAATGCCGAGTCCCTTAGCCGGAGCGCCGTTGCCTATGACTCGGCCCGTTCCTGCCTGGACCGGATGGCCCGGGATCTCCGGTCGGTCTATGTGGCGGTGCCGCCGGCCTATGAGACACCGGGGTTTGATACCGACCCGGATCCCTACCGGTTTGTCGCCAACGGTATCGGTCAGGATGTGCGGATGCGGTTTGTCGCCTTTTCCCATGTGCCGCTGGACAGGGGGCTGACGGCTGAGGCGGGGCGTATCGTTTATTATCTGTACACCCCCGAAGGGCGTGACACCCGCGTGCTGATGCGAAACGACCGGGTGCTTCAATATGACGCGGACACGGAAGAGGGACAAGACCCCATCGTATGTGAAAACATCGCTTCCCTGGATCTGCTGTTTTATGACGGGAACGGACGGGAGTATGACCGCTGGGATTCAGACTCCAGTGAGTTTGATTATGCCACGCCGCGGGCCGTGGGGATTCAGCTGGTGCTGGATGCTGACGGGCGGCGCTATCCTTTTGAAACCATAGTGGACCTGCCGGTCTACCGGGAGCCGGTGGAATGA
- a CDS encoding integration host factor subunit alpha — MTLTKSRIIDSVQEETGLPRKRCDELVEELLEIIKETLANGENLMVSGFGKFCVKEKKARKGRNPATGDDLMLDERKVVTFKCSQGLREKINGS, encoded by the coding sequence ATGACGTTGACAAAAAGCAGGATAATCGATTCTGTGCAGGAAGAGACAGGCCTTCCGAGAAAACGGTGTGACGAACTGGTCGAGGAGCTCCTGGAAATCATCAAAGAGACCCTTGCAAACGGCGAAAACCTGATGGTCAGCGGATTCGGCAAGTTCTGCGTCAAGGAGAAAAAGGCACGCAAGGGCAGAAACCCGGCCACCGGCGACGACCTGATGCTTGACGAACGAAAAGTGGTCACCTTCAAGTGTTCCCAGGGGTTGAGGGAAAAAATAAACGGCAGTTAA
- a CDS encoding prepilin-type N-terminal cleavage/methylation domain-containing protein: MRNFDRKRKRTWRYSWPRAAGRRGFTLMEVLIAMSVLAIAMVGFFSLFSQTVTVEEAARFNTVAPLLAQAAMADVVSGRAGTGGDFPDHPGYRWDLSITEVVPGVLGGDAVEGLAQVNVTVTLNNAERTYTLRAYDWLSSE, from the coding sequence ATGCGGAACTTTGATCGCAAACGAAAAAGGACCTGGCGGTATTCCTGGCCACGGGCGGCGGGGCGGCGGGGGTTTACCCTGATGGAAGTTCTCATCGCCATGTCCGTTCTGGCCATTGCCATGGTGGGGTTTTTCTCCCTTTTTTCCCAGACCGTGACAGTGGAGGAGGCCGCGCGATTTAACACCGTGGCCCCATTGCTGGCCCAGGCCGCCATGGCTGACGTGGTGTCCGGACGGGCCGGCACCGGAGGGGATTTTCCCGATCATCCCGGCTACCGGTGGGACCTTTCCATTACCGAAGTGGTGCCGGGCGTGCTGGGCGGGGATGCCGTGGAAGGATTGGCACAGGTGAACGTGACAGTAACCCTGAACAACGCGGAACGCACCTATACATTGAGGGCCTATGACTGGCTTTCCTCCGAATAG
- a CDS encoding MetS family NSS transporter small subunit, with protein MKTEAIVMLIVGFSLLYGGLAWCIGIAWFHSRQAEQKASEK; from the coding sequence ATGAAAACCGAAGCCATTGTCATGCTGATTGTTGGATTCAGCCTGCTTTACGGCGGTCTTGCGTGGTGCATCGGCATCGCCTGGTTCCACAGCCGGCAAGCGGAACAAAAAGCATCTGAAAAATAA
- the gspG gene encoding type II secretion system major pseudopilin GspG has protein sequence MQKKNFSPGFTLIELLVVLVILGIIGVTVAPRILGKPDEAKKIKAATTIEAISTALKLYKLDNGAYPTTSQGLEALVRKPESGNTDNWQEGGYLEKGKVPRDPWGNPFVYMCPGVHGDFDIISYGADGAPGGEGKYADIKSWEIE, from the coding sequence GTGCAGAAAAAAAACTTCAGCCCGGGTTTCACGCTGATCGAGTTGCTGGTGGTGCTGGTCATCCTCGGCATCATCGGCGTCACAGTGGCACCCCGCATCCTGGGAAAACCCGACGAGGCCAAGAAGATAAAGGCCGCCACTACCATTGAGGCCATTTCCACGGCGTTGAAGCTCTATAAGCTGGACAACGGCGCTTATCCCACCACCTCCCAGGGCTTGGAGGCCCTTGTGCGCAAGCCGGAGAGCGGCAATACGGACAACTGGCAGGAGGGCGGATACCTGGAAAAGGGGAAGGTTCCCCGCGACCCGTGGGGCAATCCTTTTGTCTACATGTGTCCCGGCGTCCATGGTGATTTTGATATCATTTCCTACGGGGCCGACGGCGCGCCCGGCGGCGAAGGAAAATACGCGGATATCAAAAGCTGGGAGATCGAATGA